From Phaeocystidibacter marisrubri, the proteins below share one genomic window:
- the nadA gene encoding quinolinate synthase NadA translates to MNEERKQELFKQINELKEEKNAVVLAHYYQESDIQDIADFVGDSLALAQRAAETEADLIVFAGVHFMAETAKIINPSKKVVLPDMAAGCSLADSCPPDQFREFLKNYPNHTVVTYINASAEIKTMSDWVCTSSNAVELINSIPEDQPIVFAPDVNLGKYLIEKTGRDMVLWEGACMVHEAFDLERIIELKQKYPDAAMIAHPESETPILKIAEFIGSTAALLNYPEGKNHKRYIVATEHGILHKMRLRYPDIEFIPAPGVEDNTCACSECAFMKMNTLEKLYRCMRDEAPFIELDEATIANARRPIDRMLNWNLRPA, encoded by the coding sequence ATGAACGAGGAAAGAAAGCAGGAGCTTTTTAAGCAAATCAACGAGCTTAAAGAAGAGAAGAATGCGGTGGTACTAGCGCATTATTACCAAGAGTCAGATATTCAAGACATTGCCGACTTTGTAGGGGATAGCCTCGCATTGGCACAGCGCGCTGCTGAAACAGAGGCCGATTTGATTGTCTTTGCAGGTGTTCATTTTATGGCTGAAACCGCCAAGATTATCAATCCATCTAAAAAGGTGGTTTTACCGGATATGGCTGCAGGTTGTTCGCTGGCAGATTCTTGTCCGCCTGATCAATTCCGCGAGTTCCTCAAGAATTACCCAAATCACACAGTGGTGACTTACATCAATGCTTCTGCGGAGATCAAAACCATGAGTGATTGGGTATGTACCAGCAGTAATGCAGTGGAGTTGATTAATAGCATCCCAGAAGATCAGCCTATTGTGTTTGCTCCAGATGTGAATCTAGGTAAATACTTGATAGAGAAAACCGGAAGAGATATGGTGCTCTGGGAAGGTGCATGCATGGTACACGAGGCATTCGATTTGGAACGCATCATTGAATTGAAGCAGAAATACCCAGATGCAGCTATGATTGCCCATCCAGAGTCGGAAACACCTATTCTAAAGATTGCAGAATTCATCGGTTCTACCGCTGCATTATTGAATTATCCAGAAGGAAAGAATCACAAGCGTTACATCGTTGCTACCGAGCACGGTATCCTACATAAGATGCGCCTGAGATATCCAGATATTGAATTTATTCCAGCCCCAGGCGTAGAAGACAATACATGTGCGTGTAGCGAGTGTGCTTTCATGAAGATGAACACCTTGGAGAAGCTCTACCGATGCATGCGCGACGAAGCTCCGTTTATAGAATTAGACGAAGCGACCATTGCCAATGCCCGCCGACCTATTGATAGAATGCTTAACTGGAACTTGCGTCCGGCCTAA